The genome window GCGCCGGCGAGGAGCGCGGCCAAGCGGCCTGCTGCGAAGACGGCCGCGGCGGCGGCGCCGTCGACAACGACCAGCACATCCGCGCGCGGTTCCCGGTCGACCGCGGCGAAGGGAACGGGCGCCCGCACGACCAAGCCGCCGACGCGATCGGGCACCACCACGAAGAAGGTCGCCGAACCCGCTGAGAAGCCTCTCATCGAGACTCAGGATCCGCCCATCCAGACGGCCGTGCCGACCGCCGAGAAGCTGCCGGCTGAGGCTGCGGCTCCGGTCACGCCCGCCAAGGCCAGCGTTCTGTCGCTGAGCGGACTCCACAAGCGGTTCGGCGAGACGATCGCCGTCGACGGCGTTTCGCTCGAGGTTCACGAGGGGTCGTTCTACGGCATCGTCGGGCCGAACGGCGCGGGCAAGACGACGACGCTCTCGATGGTGACAGGACTTCTACGCCCGGACGCAGGGCGGGTTCACATCCACGGCGTCGACGCCTGGAAGGACCCGGTGAAGGCCAAACGCGCCGTCGGCGTTCTGCCCGACAAACTCCGGCTTTTCGACCGTCTCACCGGCGCCCAGCTGCTCTTCTACGCGGGTTCGCTGCGGGGGCTGAGCGCTCATACGGTGCGCTCGCGTTCGGCGGACCTCGCGACGGCGTTCGGGATCGAGGATGCACTCGACCGGCTCGTCGCCGACTATTCGGCCGGCATGACCAAGAAGATCGCGCTGGCGGCGGCGATGATCCACTCTCCTCGACTGCTGGTGCTCGATGAGCCGTTCGAATCGGTCGACCCCGTCTCTGCCGCGAATGTCATCGACATCCTGCAGCGGTATGTGGCGGCGGGGGGAACGGTCGTGCTCTCCAGTCACGGCATGGACCTCATCCAACGGGTCTGCGACAGCGTCGCGATCATCGTTCGCGGGCAGGTTCTCGCGGCGGGACGATCGACGAGGTCCGTGGGGAGCAGACACTGGAGGAACGCTTCGTCGAGCTGGCGGGTGGGCGCAAAGCGGCGGAGGGCATGGAGTGGTTGCACAGTTTTTCGGACTGAAGCTCCGGCTGATGGGCAACGCCTTCCGGCGCAGCCCGTGGCAGGTGTTCGGCCTGGTCGTCGGCCTGGTGTACGGCGTGGCGATCACGGCCGTCGTGGTCGGGGTGCTCATCGCGGCCCGGTTGATCCCGGATGCGGCTTCGGTGCACAGCGTCATCGTCGTCATCGGCTCGCTGGTTGTGCTCGGGTTCGCGGTTCTCCCGCTCCTCTTCGGTGTCGACGACACGCTCGATCCGCGCAAGTTCTCGCTGTTCGGGATGCCCACTCGCCAGCTCTCGACCGGTCTCGCGCTTGCGGCGCTGATCGGCATCCCGTCGCTGGTGCTCTCGGTGTGCGCTCTCGCCACCGTCGTCACCTGGTCGAGGGATCCGGGCACGGCGCTGATCGCGCTGGTGTCGGCGGTCATCGTGGTCCTCACCTGCATGCTCGCCTCGCGGGTGACCACCTCGGTCGCCTCGTTCCTGCTTTCCACACGGCGTTCGCGTGAGTTCGGCGGTGTCATCGGCATCCTCGTGATCGTGCTGGTCGCCCCGGTCGTCTTCCTGCTGCTCACGATCGACTGGGGTCGTGACGGCCTCGGGGTGGTTTCGGGGTTCGCGTCCTGGCTGAGCTGGACCCCCCTCGGCGCGGTGTGGTCGGTGCCGGGCGAGGCCGCCCAGGGCGCATGGGGAACAGCCGTGCTGCAGCTGCTCGTGGCCCTGGCCACCCTCGGGCTTCTCTGGCTCGCGTGGACGAACCTCGTCGCTCGGATGCTTGTCACTCCGCCGCGCGAAGCGCAGGCGAGGGCATACCACGGTCTCGGCTGGTTCTCTCGTCTGCGCGGCGGCCCGACAGCGGCGATCTCAGCCCGGTCGATGACCTATTGGGGCAGGGACCCTCGCTACTGGATCTCGCTCGTGATCGTTCCGGTCGTGCCCGTGTTCATCATCGTCGCGCTCACCCTGGGCGGCATCCCGGCGCACTACGCGTCGCTCGTCCCGTTGCCGATGATCTGCCTTTTCCTCGGCTGGACCATCCACAACGACATCGCCTACGACAACACAGCGATCTGGCTTCACCTCGTCTCGGGCACCAGGGGGGTGGCCGACCGCGTCGGCCGGATTTTCCCGCCGCTGATCATCGGTGTTCCGGTGATCGTGGTGGGTTCCCTCCTCACGACCGCGATCTTCGGCGAGTGGGACATCCTCCCGGCCGTCGCCGGCCTCAGCGGAGCGATCCTGCTGATCGGTCTGGGGCTGTCGAGCGTCGCATCCGCACTGTTCCCGTATCCGGCCACGAAGCCGGGAGACAGCGCGTTCGCGCAGCCTCAGACCTCGGGAGCGTCTGCGGCGCTGGTGCAGGCGCTGAGCTTCCTCGCGATCATCGTGGTCGCCTCGCCCATCCTCGTGTTCTTGGTCCTCGGGCTCGCCGTGTCGCCGATCTGGCTCACGATCGCCCCGCTGTCGGCCGTAGTGCTCGGTTTCGGTTCGCTGTTCGGGGGCCTCTACCTGGGCGCGAGAGTCTTCGACCGGCGCGGGCCGGAGCTGATGGCCTTCGCGAACCGCAACGACTGACCCGCGGGCGATTTAGACTGGTCGGATGAACGAAGCGAGCATCTCCGAACCCGGCGCCATCCCCGACGGTGGCGGTACCGCGACGCTGGACCGCGAGCTCGAGGAGCTGCTGCAGAACCAGAACGTCGACCCGGGCGACCACGAGCGGTTCTCGCACTACGTCAAGAAGGAGCAGATCCTCGAGTCGGCCATGACCGGGAAACCGGTGAAGGCTCTCTGCGGCAAGATGTGGACGCCCGGCCGTGATCCGCAGAAGTTCCCGGTGTGCCCCACTTGCAAAGAGATCTACGAGAAGCTGAAAGACGAGTAGGTCGAACCCGACCCGTCACACGTAGATCGTCGGCAGCACGGCGTCGCCGCGTCCGACCCGGAATGCCTGGTCCGGCAGTTCCGCCATCGCACGTTCGCGGTGTTCGCGGGCGGCCGCCGTGCCCGACGCGCCGAGATGTTCCCGGTGCACGTCACCGGCGGTGACCAGGGGAACCAGGAGGTCGCGGCCGTTGTCGTGAACCGTGGCGCCGTGTTCCACGATGTGGATCGCCTCGGCCACGGCTCTGCCCTTCGCATCCAGGCGACGCACCGGATGCTTACGGCCGCCGACACTCGCTTTGCCGTCCGACTTCTTCGCCACCGGAACCCAGTCGCCGTCGCCGTCGTGGCTGCGATGCGCGACGAGCTTGTAGACCATACCGGAGGCGGGGGAGCCCGACCCGGTGACGACCGAGGTTCCGACACCGTATGAGTCGACCGGCGAAGCGGAAAGCGCGGCGATGGTGAACTCGTCGAGGTCGTTGGTCACGGTGATCCGGGTGCTCGTCGCCCCGAGGGAGTCGAGCTGAGCACGCACCTGTCGCACGAGGTTGGGCAGATCGCCGGAATCGAGGCGCACGGCGCCGAGGCCGGGGCCGGCGACGCGCACTGCCAGTTCGATCGCCTTCTCCACATCGAAGGTGTCGACGAGCAGGGTCGTCGACGGGCCGAATGCGTCGACCTGGGCGCGGAACGCTTCTTCCTCGCTGTCGTGCAGCAGCGTGAACGCGTGTGCGGCCGTCCCCATGGTGGGGACGCCCCAGGTGCGTCCGGCCTCCAGATTGGAGGTGGCGCTGAAACCGGCGATGAATGCCGCCCTGGCCGCCGCGACGGCCGAGCGCTCGTTCGCGCGGCGCGAACCCATTTCGGCGACCGGGCGCCCGTTCGCGGCGGTCACCATGCGCGCGGCGGCGCTGGCGACGGCTGAGTCGTAGTTGAAGACACTGAGGATGAGCGTCTCGAGGATCACACCCTCGGCGAAGGGCGCGTCCACGACCAGGAACGGGGAACCCGGGAAGTAGACCTCGCCTTCGCGGTAGCCGCTGATGGTGCCGCTGAACCGGTAGTCGGCGAGCCAGTCGAGTGTCGCATCCCGAACCACCCCGTTCTCGCGCAGCCACTCCAGCTCGGGCTCGCCGAACCGGAATTGCTCGATCAATGCGAGCAGGCGCCCGGTTCCCGCGAGGATGCCGTAGCGGCGACCCTCGGGCAGCCGGCGGGTGAACGCCTCGAAGACGCACTCCCGGTCGTGCGTGCCGGCCAGCAGCGCTGCGTCAAGCATGGTGAGTTCGTAGCGGTCGGTCAGGAACGCGGAAGAGGCGGTCACGCTGTCAGCCTAGGTGATGTCTGCCGTTTTCGGCGGGCTACGCGTTGTATGGTGGCTTCTTGTGACCGATGCGCCGATTGGGATTTTCGACTCGGGTGTCGGGGGGCTCACCGTCGCCCGGGCGATCCGCGATCAGCTCCCTCACGAGTCCCTGCTCTACGTGGGGGACACTGCGCACTCGCCGTACGGGCCGAAGCCGATCGCCGATGTGCGGCGCTTCTCGCTCGAGGTGCTCGACTTCCTCGTCGATCAGGGTGTCAAGTTGCTCGTGATCGCCTGCAATACTGCATCGTCGGCGATGCTGCGGGATGCGCGCGAGCGCTATTCGGTTCCGGTGATCGAGGTCATCCAGCCGGCGGTGCGTCGCGCGGTCGCCGCGACCAGGACGCGTCGTGTCGGGGTGATCGGAACACTCGGCACCATCAACTCGCGAGCCTACGAGGATGCCTTCGCCGCCGCTCCCGATCTGCAGCTGTTCACGCAGGCGTGTCCCCGTTTCGTGGAGTTCGTGGAGGCCGGGGTGACCAGCGGCGACGAGGTGCTGCAGATCACGGCCGACTACCTTCGGCCGCTCCGCGACGCCGATGTCGACACCCTCGTGCTCGGATGCACGCACTACCCGTTCCTGAAAGGCGCGATCTCGTACGTGATGGGCGAGGGCGTCACGCTCGTCTCCAGCGACACCGAGACGGCCAAAGACGTCTACCGCACTCTTGTCGGGCAAGGCCTGGAGAGGACCTCGACGGCTCCTCCGACGATCCGCTACGAGGCCACCGGCTCGGATGCGGGCGACTTCCTGCGCCTGGCGCACCGTTTCATCGGTCCCGAGGTCTCACGGGTCGACCTCGTGCAGACCGGTGTGATCGATCTTCCCCTCTGACCGCATCCCCACCCCTAGGAGACTCCTGTGACCGACATCACCCGCGCCGACGGGCGCACCCTCGACCAACTGCGACCGGTGACGATCGAGCGCGGCTGGAGCAAGAACGCCGAAGGCTCGGCGCTGATCTCTTTCGGTAACACCCGAGTGCTGTGCACGGCGTCGTTCACGAATGGTGTCCCGCGCTGGATGGCGGGCAAGGGCAAAGGCTGGGTCACCGCCGAGTACTCGATGCTGCCGCGCTCCACGAACAGTCGCATGGATCGCGAGTCGGTGAAGGGGAAGATCGGTGGACGCACCCACGAGATCAGCCGGCTCATCGGGCGCAGCCTGCGCGCGGTCGTCGATATGAAGGCTCTCGGCGAGAACACGATCGTGCTCGACTGCGATGTGCTCCAGGCCGACGGCGGCACGCGCACAGCGGCGATCACCGGGGCTTACGTCGCCCTCGCCGACGCCCTCGAGTGGGGACGCGAGCACCGGTTCATCGGCCAGCGCGCGACACCGCTGATCGACTCTGTCTCGGCCGTTTCGGTGGGCATCATCGACGGTTCGCCGATGCTCGACCTCGCCTACGTCGAGGATGTGCGCGCGGAGACCGACATGAACGTGGTCGTCACCGGTCGCGGCCTCTTCGTCGAGGTGCAGGGCACCGCCGAGGGTGCCCCGTTCGACC of Leifsonia poae contains these proteins:
- a CDS encoding nicotinate phosphoribosyltransferase; this translates as MTASSAFLTDRYELTMLDAALLAGTHDRECVFEAFTRRLPEGRRYGILAGTGRLLALIEQFRFGEPELEWLRENGVVRDATLDWLADYRFSGTISGYREGEVYFPGSPFLVVDAPFAEGVILETLILSVFNYDSAVASAAARMVTAANGRPVAEMGSRRANERSAVAAARAAFIAGFSATSNLEAGRTWGVPTMGTAAHAFTLLHDSEEEAFRAQVDAFGPSTTLLVDTFDVEKAIELAVRVAGPGLGAVRLDSGDLPNLVRQVRAQLDSLGATSTRITVTNDLDEFTIAALSASPVDSYGVGTSVVTGSGSPASGMVYKLVAHRSHDGDGDWVPVAKKSDGKASVGGRKHPVRRLDAKGRAVAEAIHIVEHGATVHDNGRDLLVPLVTAGDVHREHLGASGTAAAREHRERAMAELPDQAFRVGRGDAVLPTIYV
- a CDS encoding DUF3039 domain-containing protein, which encodes MNEASISEPGAIPDGGGTATLDRELEELLQNQNVDPGDHERFSHYVKKEQILESAMTGKPVKALCGKMWTPGRDPQKFPVCPTCKEIYEKLKDE
- the murI gene encoding glutamate racemase produces the protein MTDAPIGIFDSGVGGLTVARAIRDQLPHESLLYVGDTAHSPYGPKPIADVRRFSLEVLDFLVDQGVKLLVIACNTASSAMLRDARERYSVPVIEVIQPAVRRAVAATRTRRVGVIGTLGTINSRAYEDAFAAAPDLQLFTQACPRFVEFVEAGVTSGDEVLQITADYLRPLRDADVDTLVLGCTHYPFLKGAISYVMGEGVTLVSSDTETAKDVYRTLVGQGLERTSTAPPTIRYEATGSDAGDFLRLAHRFIGPEVSRVDLVQTGVIDLPL
- the rph gene encoding ribonuclease PH, whose translation is MTDITRADGRTLDQLRPVTIERGWSKNAEGSALISFGNTRVLCTASFTNGVPRWMAGKGKGWVTAEYSMLPRSTNSRMDRESVKGKIGGRTHEISRLIGRSLRAVVDMKALGENTIVLDCDVLQADGGTRTAAITGAYVALADALEWGREHRFIGQRATPLIDSVSAVSVGIIDGSPMLDLAYVEDVRAETDMNVVVTGRGLFVEVQGTAEGAPFDRRELDSLLDLALGGAETLKTVQSEALAAELR